A DNA window from Hoplias malabaricus isolate fHopMal1 chromosome 5, fHopMal1.hap1, whole genome shotgun sequence contains the following coding sequences:
- the amigo3 gene encoding amphoterin-induced protein 3 has translation MLCAQGVAAPLMLSSLVLHLARANLHPGCLKVSDILSCSNIGLEEIPNQLPVTAATLDFNHNRLVRLEEGKFAGLPHLVTLRLAHNQLRTLSPGTFQNASTLHHLDLSSNLLYKVDNHYFQELVEMEELLLFNNHIVRVESHALIGLVNLRKAYLSHNRLTDFPFFSIQEHSHQFLVTLDLSSNRMPKLPLDDIAALPVSVQRGLFLHNNSLICECAMYGMFRQWEQKGYVSVKDYRKEYTCLLYGEPRASVQFLEHAKTWRFFENCTIKLPSLVEMEINVVKVDVGNSALLECQTSLKGPHLIYQWVSPRQEYIALPGNNNTMRMYANGSLEIIAVQMEDAGVYWCMVLDRQQSRNETREVNVTVTQQQHEDEHFNTGFTTLLGCVVSLVLVLMYLYLTPCRCWCRKQAPPATPSPANECSAQSSILTPTPPATTEGPGRKVSNNKHVVFLEPIKEAQNGKPREALTSEHPKLHILRSDADSVTSVFSDTTIVP, from the coding sequence atgctgtgcgctcagggtgtGGCTGCCCCACTGATGCTGAGTTCACTCGTGCTGCACTTGGCCAGGGCTAACCTACACCCCGGATGCCTCAAAGTATCGGACATCCTCAGCTGCAGCAATATCGGGTTGGAGGAGATCCCTAACCAGTTGCCCGTGACGGCTGCCACCTTGGACTTCAACCACAACCGTCTGGTGCGATTAGAGGAGGGCAAATTTGCTGGTCTACCCCATCTTGTCACCCTACGGTTGGCCCACAACCAGCTGAGAACCCTCTCTCCAGGCACCTTCCAAAATGCAAGCACCCTGCATCACCTGGACCTTTCCTCCAATCTGCTTTACAAGGTGGACAACCATTACTTTCAGGAGTTGGTCGAGATGGAGGAGCTGCTCCTCTTCAACAATCACATCGTCAGAGTCGAGAGCCATGCCCTGATCGGCCTGGTAAACCTGCGCAAGGCCTACCTCAGCCACAACCGTCTGACGGACTTCCCCTTCTTCTCCATTCAGGAGCACAGCCATCAGTTTCTTGTCACTCTGGACCTAAGCTCTAACCGCATGCCCAAGCTCCCTCTGGATGACATCGCGGCTCTGCCGGTCTCGGTGCAGCGCGGCCTGTTCTTGCACAACAACAGCTTGATCTGCGAGTGTGCGATGTACGGCATGTTCCGACAATGGGAGCAGAAAGGCTACGTCTCAGTCAAGGACTACAGAAAGGAGTACACGTGCCTCCTATACGGAGAACCACGAGCCTCCGTGCAGTTCCTGGAGCATGCAAAAACCTGGAGGTTTTTCGAAAACTGCACCATAAAGTTGCCGAGCCTGGTGGAGATGGAGATCAACGTGGTTAAAGTAGACGTGGGAAATTCTGCGCTGCTGGAATGTCAAACATCATTAAAGGGACCTCATCTCATTTACCAGTGGGTGTCCCCTCGGCAGGAATATATCGCTCTGCCAGGAAACAACAACACGATGCGCATGTACGCAAACGGAAGTCTGGAGATTATTGCCGTGCAAATGGAGGATGCCGGCGTGTACTGGTGCATGGTGCTTGACCGCCAACAATCGCGGAACGAGACTCGAGAGGTGAACGTGACCGTGACACAGCAGCAACACGAGGACGAGCACTTCAACACCGGATTCACCACGCTGCTGGGGTGTGTGGTCAGCCTGGTGTTGGTTCTCATGTACCTTTATTTGACTCCTTGCCGTTGTTGGTGCCGCAAGCAGGCGCCACCCGCCACACCCAGCCCTGCGAACGAATGTAGTGCCCAGTCTTCGATCCTGACGCCCACGCCACCCGCCACCACCGAGGGTCCCGGCCGCAAGGTCAGTAACAACAAGCATGTGGTGTTTCTGGAGCCGATCAAGGAGGCACAGAACGGGAAGCCAAGGGAGGCACTAACCTCCGAGCATCCAAAGCTGCACATACTGCGAAGTGATGCTGACTCTGTCACCTCGGTTTTTTCAGACACCACTATTGTGCCATAA